CTGATAAGATTAGGTCACAGGAAAACAGTCTGATTTATAGATAGCACTCATTTTCCACTCTCGGCTAATGCAACCAGAATAGTGCGGTTTACCTGCGGGCTATAAACTATCGATGATAGCCTAGTACTAAAAAAGCAACACCCCTTGTGATTGGGTCATTGATCTGCCTTCTCATTGGCTGCCTCGATTGTCAGTCAGGGGCTGCACTTGCTGGTTCGTGTAAACCCATGATTTAACGCAGGGCGACTAATCCCTGTTTATGCACCAGCCACAGGATTGTGTCGCAGCGCGTGCGGGGTTGACGGAGCATCTGTTGGCATATTCTTATAACCACCTCCATCTTTCGTCCCCACCTGCCGCCCAGGAGCCACCATCCGGAGCAACTAGACGTGTAAATGGAGTTTCAATCGTTGTCGTGACTGTCCTCCACCGCCTCTCACCCAGCACAAGACTGCgttgaagctgcagcagcataCACACCACCGCAGCTCCCTCTCCTGTTGCAGACATGGGCACCGTACTCTCCATATCTCCTGCCACGAAGAAGGCGTCTATTATGGACGCCGAGCTCGCGGCAGGGGATGGACAGAAAAACGACAAGAGCCTCAAGCGCCACTCGATGTTCGTCTCCCTGTCCTGGAGGAAACTGGTGTCCAATCCGGGCAAGAAGAGTGCCAAGAAAGTGACCCCGAACCCGCTGCCCGCCCCTGCAAACCAAGTGGCGCAGCTAAACAGCGAAAACATCAGGAAGACCAACAAAACCGACGAGAAGAAACCCAAAGCGCCCATCCCGGTACCAGTACCCACTGTTCccacacaaaataaagataCCGTGGTCCAAAATGGAAAGCTTTCCACGGTGCAGAAGCAGCCCAGCAACCTGTCTCTGGTGTCCCCCAGGCGGATTATCATCCAGGCTTCCACCGGGGAGCTGTTGCGCTGTTTGGGGGACTTCATGTGCCGCAGGTGTTTCAAACTGAAGGAGCTAAAGAGCTCAGACGTGATCCTATGGTTTCGCAACATCGATCGGACTCTCTTGCTGCAAGGCTGGCAGGATCAAGGCTTCATCACGCCGGCCAACGTGGTGTTCGTGTACCTGCTGTGCGAGGACACAATAGAGGACAGCATCGACACCGCGGCCGAGCTGCAGGGCACCTTTCAGACTTGCCTGTACCTCTCCTACTCCTACATGGGCAACGAGATCTCCTATCCGCTCAAGCCCTTCATGATCGAGTCCAACAAGGATGTGTTCTGGGAGACGTCGCTGCGGATCATCGACAGGCTCAGTGCCAAAATGCTGCAGCTCAATTCAGACCCGCACTTTTTCACCGAGGTCTTCCAGGACCTGAAAAACCAACGAGATATGAGCGAGGCAAACCTGGATCGCTGACATGGAAACAAGAGACTGgtgtttttcgtttttttttaaagaataaaaagatgATTGTTTGGCACATAACGATGAATGTAAAAGGCCAACGTGGAAGGCTTCTGACGTCTGGGCTGAATATAATGATAAGCTGCAGAGTAGGAGATTTAATGCATGCCACAATGGTAAAACCATCATCTTTTTTGTCTTGTCCCTTTTGAGTGACGCGGGGATTGACATTCTAAGTGACACTTAAATCCTTCTTTCATTCATGATTAGCCTACTTGATGGTTAAGTCAGTGCGCGGATGGTGCAGTGACGGCTGGTGCAGGTTCCAGGCAGGACCAGAAtagatgtgtttgtgagaggTGGAGAGGCGGAGCTGTCCTAGGTGCTGACCTGTGAAGCCATTTCTCCTCAGCTCCATGCTATTTTAGTCACCTAGCTCGCCACAACAGAGCCAATGCTTAAGAGGACAAGAATCAGAACACTTTCAGCACATAAGCCTAAGCCTTGTGAGTGCAGGTACACAGCATAGTGCTTTTTTTTAGATTCTCTGTAAGCTGATGGACATGCAACAGATAACAGAAGCATGTTTCTGCAAGGGGACATAATAGGCTACTTATGTAGATAATACTTACTATTTCCTTTATTGTAGAATAAACTGCTTAGTAAATCATATGGTCTACAACACTTCAGAAAATAGAGAAAGATCTCCATCCCAGGTTCTCAAAAGCCAAAGTCTATGTCTTTAAATCTCCTTGTTGTCAGCCCAAACCCAGATATATTAAAACAGAAACCATACAGTagaataattaataaaaattgATATATGTTAGGATAAATCTGCATGCTTTAAGCAGTTAAATTGGTCTCAGTATTTCACACAATATTAAGGATTTCAGAAGCGTTATGATAACAATTTCAGAATTGCAAGAAATCTACGTATTTGACAGtctttttttgcaaaaaaaaaaggacactaTCGATTAATGGATTACAAATTGGTTGCCGATTATCTTTTTGTCAATGGACTAATCGATAAGTCAATCAATCCTTGCCTCTTTCAATAAGATGCTATGGGAAATAGAGGTGAAAAGCCTCATGCTGTGTATCTTCATATCTGATTGCTCTTGTTGTGGGATTCAAACCACAAATGCATTCATGAAAACATCAGTTTGAGATGATACAACTTGTTTTCCTGATACTGTTGGAATACACCTGTACGTAAGCTATTGGTTCAAGTTGAATATGAGGATCAGAAATGGGCAATCAGTAATGGGAGAATCTTCCCTTTTGAATgtgatagaaaaaaaacacacttaatgGGCCCATAGATGGCCATACAGCAAGATGATCAACCGAATCCCTCTGTTGTGCATCACGTTGCAATACAACGCAGAGGCCAGATGGACACTCGATGGAATGTACAGTTTttcaatagattttttttttctttaatcttatACGTGCCAACTATGAAATGCTCTTGGCCTGAAACTATGTGGTTTACATGTACATATCcaatattttatctttatttaatttgccGTTTTTATAGGTGGCTATATATCTTGTGGTCCAAGCATAACAAAAAAATTGCAAATTTTCTTCCCCCTGCTCTGTTCATTTTCTAGGGGCATCAATTCAGGAActatggttttttttttcaatcatgTAAATATTGAATGTTAAGGTGTCATTATTATTAAGTGATATTGTTTGCACACAACATTGCAGTTCCTATAAGCTAAATGTGATTCGACTCCAGCTCTGAAACCTAGTTTATAGGGCAACATGGAAAGTTATTATTCAGTGTTATGCTAAGTAACTATTGTGATGTTGTGTTGTGAATTCATTGCTTggaaagtgaaatataaatgcTGCTATTTTTTGCACAGCTCTGAACAAATCTTCAATGTTTTACACAGTGGTAATAACATAATGGTCATGTACCAGTGTTTCCTGTCGGGGTACTGGAGTGTTTGCCATTGCGTTTGCAGTTAATGTTTCTAAAATCTATGACGATCATCTGTGAATTAGATCTTTTGTACAGTTCATTTTTCCTATGTGTCGGCTTTGGAAAGTGATATTTAGtaagtgtgtgttgtctgtggtTACGCCACAGTTGCATTCACTCTCTCTACATGTTAATACAAAGGTCAATACAGTACTTGTTTATGGTGACCATGATGAAATAAATCCAAACTTCTGTAGGATCTTGTTTCTCtggcattgtttttgttgattcaaTACTACACATTTCATTACATAAGCGCATATATGGCACATTTTTCCTACAGATTATGCACTTTACTCAAGTAGCAATTAACTTAAACAGCCTCTTATCCACTCACAACACCCATTAATCTGTTGATTTGGCAATGGACCTCTTGAGATGTGATTATGCAATAAGGTCCATGACGAATTTGCTCACTGGGATGATGCTAATGTTGCTATGGCATTTCATTGGTTGCCATGAAACAACAAGTCAAAAGATAAGGGTTTTCTAACATTGTTGGAGGttttaaattatgcaaatgGAAGATATATATGTGTAAGAAAAGCTACGACATCCGCCTACATGTTGCAATTACACAGTGGAGAAATCTGACACATATAAAGGATATTTTTGGTATCCTGTCAGTGTACCCAGGGTATTGCAATCGGGGCCACATACTGTAGTGAAATGGGGGCATGGAAATCATACAAGAGCAGGATgaattgtaataaataaatgaattgggATGAACCTGCATGCATGAATCTCTCTTTTTCACAAGTTGTTTATTCAACATCACCACATTTAAAGCAAACCTGTTATGCTGTTTGGGGTTATCTCATCACGTTAGTGTGTTAAacaggttttgtgcatgtaattggtctgcaaaggctaaaatccccaagtttctctctttctctaaaGTATACAGCATTTAATTTGACTATCTGTTTtaacaaattatattttatctgtacatattttttatagTTCTGGAACATGAACACAcctttttatgttaaatatattgtatgttgttgtatgtatgtatgtgttttggAGGAGTTTGTGATTTAGGATTTTAATGGCAGAAAAAACGCTGAATTATGACAATAAAACTTTGAATctattaatattatttagaAATTTGCAACATTGAAATCATTGTACAATGCTTCTTACTTTATTAGCATTTATAATACATGTATTACTGTTTTATGGCATTTCTTAAGCTTTATTATTTTAGGCCACGGATCCATTCGGGACTTGCTGTATGAGAGAATGGCGCTGCATTGATAAGGGTTTCCTCCAGTTTTTTATGAATAAGCCACGTGGGCAGCAGGGTTCCTTCATGTGATTGGATAGAATCTGCTGCAGTCTCAGAActgtctctgactctctctctccccctctctgtggCTGTGTCTGTCTTATATAGGGACATACTGTATCTATTTACAGAGGGAAAACGAAAGAAGAACACCACAGAATGGGAACAGGAGTGAAATAGATTTAGAGGTAGGAGGAAGAATGAGTGGTAACAAAGTGGGACAAAAGAGGGGGGAattgaaacacaaagaggaagagagaggaaacgAGACAGACATGTTTCCTTTTCATTCTTTCAagatttcaaggttttattggtcatatgcacagcaacgtatatgttggcaatgaaaatcttatgtcccatgctcctccaacaactcaacatacatggtgcaaataagataaataaaatagtgcaaaaagagagaagaatatttacaacaacaacaataaagatttgaggatgtgaaatatatacatatgtggaatacattgaaagtatttaaatactttacactgttgaatgaggaggtatggacagatgcatatattacgtataaacagatgtatatggcagatatgtataatatatagatatgtgtactataaacagatatgagtAGACaatcacagagctcaggagttcagcagtcttatagcctgtggtataaaactgtctctgagtctggtggtcttggtccggatgctgcggtaccgtctgccagacggcagcagacagaacagattgttgctggggtgacATTCACTGCCATCTTAGTATGGCATAGCAATAATACAGCAAaaccatttctttaaaaattcaaactatttaaaatcACCCTAGCATGAAGATTGAATTCAGTTTTAATGTTCCTTTTGACTGCACATTGTTAAACGTTAAAGGGGCTCTATAATGCTAttgggggtttcccctttcctgtagtgtctcatatatttgtgtgtatgtaaatggtctgcaaaggctaaaatcccaaagttcacacAAGAGGGagtctctcccacacactcccacagtgacatcactatgtaacccctgcgcttctattggctaccgTTCCTATACAATGTACATGAAAAGCTAACGGCATAACTTCTATAAGCAATTGACTAAACACCAAAGAGCCAGCTAGCTAGCCAATAAGAGCAGgctgagctctggtttcagacaaagggtgaaaagagatgctgcagcaaaGGCAGGATGAAAAATATAAGTCGcttatgaacattaaagtatgtagACATGGCACAGtagtttcacattttcacacattgtGTACCAGTAGGATGACTAACCCCCATACTTACATCATACTGTTGTAAAACATGACTCATCACCAGAATGATCAATTTAGTGGCATGAGCCGAATATAATTCAAATTTCTCTTTAAAATTCTAAATCTGTGCTTATTATGCACTAGTATTGCACCACATCCAGATTGAAGTTTCATGTAAAATACATGACCTGTGAGGTCAAACAGTAACACGACTGTGTGGAAAACAAGACGTCTTGAAAGTCAAAATAGCTTTTTTGCCAtttgttcctcttttcttttac
This genomic stretch from Eleginops maclovinus isolate JMC-PN-2008 ecotype Puerto Natales chromosome 7, JC_Emac_rtc_rv5, whole genome shotgun sequence harbors:
- the cdk5r2b gene encoding cyclin-dependent kinase 5 activator 2b, producing MGTVLSISPATKKASIMDAELAAGDGQKNDKSLKRHSMFVSLSWRKLVSNPGKKSAKKVTPNPLPAPANQVAQLNSENIRKTNKTDEKKPKAPIPVPVPTVPTQNKDTVVQNGKLSTVQKQPSNLSLVSPRRIIIQASTGELLRCLGDFMCRRCFKLKELKSSDVILWFRNIDRTLLLQGWQDQGFITPANVVFVYLLCEDTIEDSIDTAAELQGTFQTCLYLSYSYMGNEISYPLKPFMIESNKDVFWETSLRIIDRLSAKMLQLNSDPHFFTEVFQDLKNQRDMSEANLDR